ATAAAGATAAAGAACGACTTACAAATGAATTACAAATAAAAAGAGATGAAACAACTGCTTTAAAACAGGAAATAAATAATCTAAAAGAGAAGATAAAAATAATTCAAGAGAGTTATATAAAAGAAGATGAAATAAAAATTAGAGTTAGTGAAATCTTTGATAGGGTATCTTTACTTGACTATCAATTAAAACTTATAGATGTAAAAAATGAGTGTATAGATAGACATATTATCATTGCTAGATTATATGCAAATAGCGAAAATGGTTTTAAAGTAGGTGAAGGGATTTTTAACTATCTTGGAGAGACTATTAGAAGTGAACAAGATGAAAATCTATATTTTATAAACTATATCTCAAGACCAAGGGATATAAAATGAGAATTTTTTTAATTTTGTATCTCCTAGTTTTTAATCTATTTGCAAATAATTATATAGATTCAATAACTCTAACAAAAATAAAAAAACTTGTACAAAAAGAAGAAGAAATTGCTCTTGCTTATAAAAATTATATTTTAGAAAAAGGTATAAATCCTTCAAATCTAAATGATTTAAAAACAACAAATTATTTACCAAAGGGTTTTAATACAATAAATCCTTTTGGTAAACAAATTTCTCTTATGATTAATAATTCAACACCCACAAATAAAAAAGATGATATTCACAAGATAGAAGGCTTTAAATCAACAGATCCTCTACTTAAATCAAATTTATATGATTATTACTATTCAAATAAATATAGAACTAATACAAAAGCTCCTTTAACTATAAATAATAGTGATATTGAAATTATTTTATCACCAAAAGAAAAATTCATATATGAAAATAGTTCAAATATTACAACTACTATTCCAAATAATTCAACTAAAACTCCAAAAAATAAATATTATTTAGACAATAATGGTGTTTTACATTGGTATGATAGTAATGGAAATTATAAATTTTCTTATGATAAAGAGCTACTTCTTGATCAAAGTGTAACTTTATTTAATACAGATGGTACCATAAATAGTGATTATAAAGATTTAGTAAAAGATATAGAATTTATAGGAATGACCATATTACATAAAAAAGACCAAATAGCAGAAGAACATATAAATATAAGTTCAAATAATATAATAAAAGTAAATAAACAAAATAGAGATATAGGAAAAACAATTATTCAATTTAGTAGAAGAGCTGGTGGAATGATTGTAAATGGAGATATATATACTTGGGGAAATAATGGAAATAAAATAACTGGTATAAATTTAGGATATTCTGGTAATAAATTATCAAATGCTTATCCCGTAATCACTGGTTTAGTTCCAGTTAGAGCAAAAATGTATGATACAGAAATATATATAGAAGAAACAAATAATAATACAAATAAAGCTACTTGTAAATCACCTATTGGAAGTGGAACTATAAATTGTAAATATACATCATCTAATTGTGATAACCCTACTGGAAATGGATCTCTTCTTTGTAAAGATATAGGTAGTAAGTATTATACACAAAACTATTTTTCATCCCCAAATAGACCAAAATTTGTAGACTTTTTTAGTACAGTTTATGCTGGAACTTGTGGAATAAGCACAAAAGGTGAACTATATTGTGGAGCTGGCTCTAATAGAGTTTACACAGATTTTGGAGCTAGTTTTACAAAAGATATAGATAGTTCTCAAAATGGTGAGATGCTTTATAAAAGCTCTTATTTCGACGGGGTAACTCGTAAAGCAAAAAAAGTATTTCAAAATAATCAACTCTGGTTAGTTTTAAGTGAAGATGGACAAATTTATAGATATGGTTATGATCATAGTGGCTTTGCAGGAGTTAGTAATAATGCAGATTGGAATAGAACTAACTTAAATAAAAACTTAATAGAAACAATTTCAACTACTCCAACAGCTTTTTTTCAAGATATTACATATTTATTAACAATTGGTTATAGAAAAATGGGCGCATTATCAACAACTGGGGATATATATATTTGGGGAGTAGAAGATAATAACTCAAATAATAAAACTTGTAAGGTCTCTTGGGAAAATATTTCTTTTGATTTATGTGGTCTTACTAAAATAACAACTACAAATTCAACATTAACTTCTAATAAAAAATTTAATTATATAAAGGGTGGATTACAAGCTTTTGTTGTAAAAGATGAAGCTGAAAAATATTATAAGATTTGGCAACCTGTAAATAAAAAAATACAAGTTATAGCTGTAGAAGATATAATAAAAACATATTCAGAATATATAGCAGCAGATGATACAGAGATAAAATCTGTTGATTTTTCTAGTAAATTATCTGGAAATAACTTATTACAAAACCAAGGAATAGTTTGGGTAAATGGCAAAAAAGAGTTAAAAGGAGACTATTTTACAAGTGTAAATAAGAATGACACTATTTTTAAAGACGCTATAAAAAAGATAAAATGGGAACAGATAAAAGTTATTGATGATGATAATGGTATGTGTGGAATAGATGAAAATAAACAAATGTATTGTTGGGGAATTCAATCTTTTTATAGAAGTGGGGCTACAGATATTGATAGAATAGGAAATACTTTTATGATACCTGTATTTAATACAAATATATATGATTTAAATAAAGATTTCCTAGTGGCTGAAGGTGGAAGCAATGGTAATCTTACAGGAATAACATCTGAGGAATGGGTTTCATCTACTGCAGGAAGTAATAGTAGTACAGGAGCATTTCTTATGAAATATCCAACATATATAGGGGGATTTAATTATGAATTTGAATTTAAATAAGGGAGAGAATATGAAAAAAATAAGTATATTAATATCTATACTTTATATTTGTACAAATCTATTTGCACAAGAGGGACAAATAGAACAAACAACAAGTCAAATACAAAATACAGATAAGTTAGATGTTTTAGATAAACAATCAAAAGATTTTTTCAAAGCAATTACTGGTTTAGAGAAAAGCTATCTTGAAGACCAAATCCAAGAGATAAAAAATAAAAAAGAAGAAGCTGATTCAAAAAGTTTAAAACCTCAAAATCAATCAGTATCTCAAGGAAAAGATGAAGCTATAATGACAGAAGAAGAGTATGAAAAAAATGTCTTCAATCATCAAAATGAGATAGCGAGAATTACAACAGATTTTACAAGAACTAGAAAAATAAAAGATTTAAAAATAAAAAGTATGTATACTTTTAATGGTAAAGATTATGCTGTTTTACTTTTAGATGATACAGAATCCTCTTCAAGAAATAAGACAAGTACAGAACTTAGTGGAAATATAGAAGGAAGATATGTAGAGGGTGATAATATTTTAGGACTTAAAATAATTGATATAAATACTAGAACAAAAAGTATAGAATTATATAAAAAATTAGATGAAGAAACAGGATATACAATCTTTTTGAGTAATTATGGAATAAGTGTTAGTAATTTAGAAAAAAGAGATAAAAATGATCCAAGATATACAAAAGTTGTTCCAAAAGAAGCCCATAAAAAAGTAGAGCATTATGTTGAACCAACACCAACTCCTGTAGTAGTTGAACAAGTTGAGAAAAAAGAGCCTATTAGTGTAAAAAAAGCTTTTGAAGATGTAAAAGAGTCTAAAACTACCTCTAATAAACCTTGTTATATTGTAAATAAACTAAATCTAAATGTTAGAGTTGAACCAAATAATAGTTCTAAAATCTTAAGAGTTTTAAAAGAAAATGATAAATTTATAATCCAAAATACAAATGGTGAATGGTTAAATATTGATACTATCTATAAAAAAGTTTCAGGAGATATTATGAATGTTAGTTCTCAAAGTAATTGGATTCAAAATGCAGATGGAAATTTAAGTCAAGCAAATTGTAACTAGGAAAAGTTTTGGAGAATTTAAACAACTATAAATCACAAATCTCTTTAAATATATCAAAATTAGAAAATGAAGTACTAATCTTAAAACAAAAATATGAAAAGTTTTTTAGTATTAGTAATATTTTTTCAAATGAAAATGGTGGGAAAACAAGATTAAATAGACAACTTTATAATGAAAATCATGAAGATATTCAAACTTCAATTATGGAGATAAACTATATTTTAGAAGAGAGTTTAGGCTTTTTAAAAGAGGAGCTAAAAATGCTTCTTGCAAAATATAACCAATTTGAGAAACTTGATTTAAATGAATTTTTAATTGATGATAAAAACTTTTTTGAACTTTTAAATATCTCTTTAAAAAGTCAGATAATTAGTAGTGATTTAAAAAATAGATATATAAATGATATAAAAACTATAATAGATTTAAAAAATAGAATAAATAATCTTAAATACTTTATAGGTAATTTTGATACATCAATTTTTGACAAACATATAAATAAATTAGGAATTGAAGAGCTTATAAATAGCTCTTTAATTTTTGAAATTATCGATTCTTACGCTCTACAATATGAAGAACTTAATAAATTTGAAATTGAAGTTTTTAATTTCCAGAAACCAAAAGAGAAGATTAACTCTTTAAAATCGATCAATCATCTTTTAGACCTACATAAAAGAAAAGTTGATCAATATTTTTATGCTGATGTTAGATATAAGATAACTTTAGATTTTGATACAAATATTGATATAAAAAAAGCTATAAATCTAAATCTTGCCTATGTTGAAAATATAATCTCTTACTTAATTGAACAATCTTGTATGGATATTATAAAAAAAGAGCTAAAAAAAGGAAAAGTTCAGAAATTTATCTCTATTTTAATTAACCTTCATAAAAATAAACTTGATATTACTATAAAAAACAATGGATTTGAAGTAGGTGATGTATATAATCTTTTTATGTTAAATAGTGAAAATAAGACAATTATTGAGGTAAAAAATCTTGTAAATGCTCTACAAGGTGAACTTTTTATTGAAACAAAAGAGAATGAAGGTATGCAATATAGTGTATCTTTAGATACAAAAAATTAAATATGAGATAAAAACTCATATTTAACCTTATATTTATAAGCCAGCTATTACTAAAGCTTTTTTATTTAAATCTTCAGTTTTCCCAAAATATCTAAAATCAAACTCTTCAAGATTATTTCCTAAAATTACACTACTTAAAATATCAATATATCTATTTGCAATACCTGAATAATTTAACATAGTTTTTGATAAAACTAAACCAGAAATTTGACCTTTTCCCTCTTTATGATTATATCTTTGCTCTTGAAAAGATTTATAAGCTATATTTCTATTTAGATTTAGCATATAAGCTTTTATAGAAGCCTCCAAAGATTCAAATACTCTAATAAAATGTGAAGACCCATACGCTCTTTTCTTTGGAATAATCCCCACCTCTTTATCATAAGTCCAATGTCCAAAAATATTATTTGCTTCTTTTATAAATCTACTTGTACCCCAGCCACTCTCAACTGCAGCTTGTGCAAGAGCCAATGAAGGTGGAATAACATCTATTTTTTTAAGATACTCTTCTAAAGAATAAAGATTTTCTATCTTATATTTTTGTTTTATTTCTACTAATTTTTCTAAAAGTTCACTATCTTTTTGAAGCTCTAAAAATTTATTATTTAAAGTATCAATTACAAACTCTCGCTCTTTTAATATAGCCCTATTTTCTTGTTCAACAAGTTCATATAAATACTCTAAAAAGTAAGTTTTCGCTAAATCTTTATCTTTTATAGAGTAAAACTCCTGTGGTAAACCTTTTGCACTGGCAAATTGTACACTAGCTGATAAAAATAGACTAAGAAGAAGTTTTTTTGAATTTCGTAATAAAATTGATAAAAACTGCATACTAGCCTTTTATGGTCTCTTTTTTTGATTTCATACTATTCCTTTTATTAATTTTTCTACTTCATCTTGAAGGTGCTTTAAATTTTTTGAATTATCAATAATATATGTTGATAACTCTTTTTTCTTCTCTATGTCCATTTGATTACTTATTTTTAAAAGTGCTTCTTCTTCACTTATATTATCTCTTTTTTGTAATCTATCAACTTGTAAATCTTTTGGTGTATAAACAACAATAGATTTTTTAATTGGATAGTGCATTTTTTCAAAAAATAGTGGAATATCTATAAAATAAGGTTTATTTTGTTCTTCACAAATTTGTGCCTCTTTTATAATTTCCTCTTTTATAAGTGGGTGTAAAAGTTCTTCTAACTTAAGCTTATTTTCTTCATTGGAAAAAATTATTTTTCCCAACTCTTTTCTTAAAACTTTACCATTTTGCACATACTGTTTACCAAACATCTGCTCTATAGTCAAAGCATTCTTATCTAGCAATTTATGTGCTATATTATCGGCATCTATTATAAGAAAGCCATGTAATTTTAGTAGATTGCAAACTGTACTTTTACCAGTAGAAATTCCACCTGTTAGTGC
The Aliarcobacter faecis genome window above contains:
- a CDS encoding glucosaminidase domain-containing protein: MQFLSILLRNSKKLLLSLFLSASVQFASAKGLPQEFYSIKDKDLAKTYFLEYLYELVEQENRAILKEREFVIDTLNNKFLELQKDSELLEKLVEIKQKYKIENLYSLEEYLKKIDVIPPSLALAQAAVESGWGTSRFIKEANNIFGHWTYDKEVGIIPKKRAYGSSHFIRVFESLEASIKAYMLNLNRNIAYKSFQEQRYNHKEGKGQISGLVLSKTMLNYSGIANRYIDILSSVILGNNLEEFDFRYFGKTEDLNKKALVIAGL
- a CDS encoding SH3 domain-containing protein, whose translation is MKKISILISILYICTNLFAQEGQIEQTTSQIQNTDKLDVLDKQSKDFFKAITGLEKSYLEDQIQEIKNKKEEADSKSLKPQNQSVSQGKDEAIMTEEEYEKNVFNHQNEIARITTDFTRTRKIKDLKIKSMYTFNGKDYAVLLLDDTESSSRNKTSTELSGNIEGRYVEGDNILGLKIIDINTRTKSIELYKKLDEETGYTIFLSNYGISVSNLEKRDKNDPRYTKVVPKEAHKKVEHYVEPTPTPVVVEQVEKKEPISVKKAFEDVKESKTTSNKPCYIVNKLNLNVRVEPNNSSKILRVLKENDKFIIQNTNGEWLNIDTIYKKVSGDIMNVSSQSNWIQNADGNLSQANCN
- the coaE gene encoding dephospho-CoA kinase (Dephospho-CoA kinase (CoaE) performs the final step in coenzyme A biosynthesis.); this translates as MNNNLFKNAIALTGGISTGKSTVCNLLKLHGFLIIDADNIAHKLLDKNALTIEQMFGKQYVQNGKVLRKELGKIIFSNEENKLKLEELLHPLIKEEIIKEAQICEEQNKPYFIDIPLFFEKMHYPIKKSIVVYTPKDLQVDRLQKRDNISEEEALLKISNQMDIEKKKELSTYIIDNSKNLKHLQDEVEKLIKGIV